A region of Haliotis asinina isolate JCU_RB_2024 chromosome 7, JCU_Hal_asi_v2, whole genome shotgun sequence DNA encodes the following proteins:
- the LOC137290578 gene encoding lethal(3)malignant brain tumor-like protein 3 isoform X2 — MNSQPPSGQPGQAPVTPAATSTSTPATTASSIPTTPTPIPSLPTTMVTISTPMPSLSKESSQPPAKKIKLSTPPSVVHESAANIAGPPSQVLSSQTSSVLTNQTPPIVSNQMSSLPPGTISLTITNGPRTRMPLKSHSQQAAGVLTTSMPLKGHAHQASSSPNTMVTSHTQLKIPNPSTFPMRGPTPILSPSQALPAGATLTVTLPARTSVPLQTVATIGQPIMTAGMTVKTLSQDSSSHSAGHSIPLQHMSALPRQSSAARSPHQQVTIHPITLLPRQPLHTQRQQLLQRPTRFSQQPINMQNARLPASHPSLRPVSAPQLTFQIAPGASQAAQGLGPGQQLLQQRPQLLAQARPQLVIQTARPLVPSTQVTSPMLHSPLLLKDPMQQAMVHTPIILKDPPPYPGVKTDGMTSMVLQTQQGMSGGVIMASDPNSRPQNVVMPPPVVSSLESESVGKPAASVGAADTGHGESRTTVEANETKKVARDGTGTHRGPEAHRAMEAHKGPEAAGDDSKVKDVGSQPRNLPNEQKQPSVKNQSGELNQSGVKSQSNEHGQTEEAKGTHGDDTVTEEPADPMDAMVWEDGVATLPGSDFKFKINEFGAMELITDDAADIEGAGNTTTITNNNHLSSAPADNDQVQQKQQQQGDPPGPDNAKPSDNSIADVDTTTTVVKVEPGTETGNEVVAVKERVGPGRPRLLLGMKKKKRKLLMGEDGRPKLKISIPGSEEDGLNKIPSVQGRKSRTFSWSQYLEEEHAVEASAKLFKNPFPASHKPGFKVGMKLEGIDPRHQSLYCVLSVAELQGHRIRLHFDGYSECYDFWAMADCPFLFPTGWCEKNGKTLQPPKNYAPDGFSWNTYLKMSRAPAAPKSLFVNLPTTMVTPTAFRVGMKLEAVDKKNVNLICVATVTDTLGEKVLIHFDGWEDSYDYWCDITSPFIHPVGWCQENARALSPPFDTKDIEKFTWEDYLQQTKSSAVPARAFKPRPQVGFESGMKVEVVDRRNPRLMRVATIAEAENYQVRIHFDGWSDVYDYYLEDDSPEIRPVGWCRKTGHVLEPPLSPSELASSPSQGGCPTPGCRGVGHIKGAKYVGHHSAFGCPYSTMNMNKETTLQDRLGSTRSEDSLPTPLSARSKLDYPSSPEAKKCPTPGCDGSGHITGKFTAHHKLSGCPLAEKNLLKFRQKEDSPQKPYFGAKRGRKRHKFLRFGERVERQFRVKEEIKEDTEAVHQEIHQSVFMSAMAPNPARDLPLCWEQHSKLLPGVDKIRAGTVSKWTITEVADFVQTLPGCEEQGKVFQEEQIDGEAFLLLNQTDIVKIMNIKLGPALKIFNSILMFKSANEA; from the exons ATGAATTCCCAGCCACCAAGTGGTCAGCCAGGGCAGGCCCCTGTAACGCCAGctgcaacatcaacatcaacaccagCAACCACAGCTTCATCAATTCCAACCACACCAACACCAATTCCCAGCTTACCAACAACAATGGTTACCATATCAACACCAATGCCTAGTTTATCAAAAGAATCAAGTCAACCTCCTGCCAAGAAGATCAAGCTCAGCACACCACCATCAGTTGTTCATGAATCTGCAGCAAATATTGCTGGTCCACCATCTCAGGTCCTGAGCAGTCAGACATCATCTGTATTGACCAATCAGACGCCTCCAATTGTGTCCAATCAGATGTCATCATTGCCTCCTGGAACCATCAGCCTAACTATCACCAATG GCCCAAGGACTCGCATGCCCTTAAAAAGCCACTCTCAACAGGCAGCAGGAGTGCTTACTACCAGTATGCCCTTAAAGGGACACGCCCATCAAGCATCCAGCTCACCCAACACCATGGTAACAAGTCACACACAGCTGAAGATTCCTAACCCCTCTACATTCCCCATGCGAGGCCCCACTCCCATTCTCTCCCCCAGCCAGGCACTCCCTGCAGGAGCCACCTTGACCGTGACGTTACCTGCCCGTACATCGGTCCCACTCCAGACAGTGGCTACAATAGGGCAGCCCATCATGACTGCTGGAATGACTGTCAAGACACTCTCTCAAGACAGCTCCAGTCACTCGGCAggtcattccattccattacAGCACATGTCAGCTCTTCCTCGACAATCCAGTGCAGCTCGTTCTCCACATCAGCAGGTCACGATACACCCAATAACACTGTTACCAAGACAGCCACTTCACACACAGAGACAACAGCTATTACAACGCCCAACCCGATTTTCCCAGCAGCCGATAAACATGCAGAATGCCCGACTTCCAGCCTCTCATCCTAGCTTGCGCCCAGTGTCTGCACCACAGCTTACCTTCCAGATTGCACCAGGAGCATCTCAGGCAGCACAAGGACTAGGTCCGGGTCAGCAGCTGCTGCAACAAAGGCCACAGTTACTTGCTCAGGCTCGGCCACAGCTGGTGATTCAAACAGCTCGACCTCTGGTGCCCAGCACCCAGGTGACAAGCCCCATGCTGCACTCACCTCTTCTCCTGAAAGACCCCATGCAGCAGGCAATGGTTCACACCCCAATAATTCTGAAGGACCCACCGCCATACCCAGGGGTGAAGACAGATGGCATGACATCCATGGTGCTGCAGACCCAACAGGGCATGTCCGGTGGGGTCATCATGGCCTCTGATCCGAACAGCCGACCCCAAAATGTCGTCATGCCACCCCCTGTAGTGTCTTCCTTAGAGTCAGAAAGTGTTGGAAAGCCTGCAGCATCAGTGGGAGCTGCAGATACAGGTCATGGGGAATCAAGGACAACAGTGGAAGCCAATGAGACCAAGAAGGTGGCACGAGATGGAACTGGAACACATAGAGGTCCAGAGGCACACCGAGCAATGGAGGCACACAAGGGTCCTGAGGCAGCTGGGGATGACAGCAAGGTGAAGGATGTTGGCAGTCAGCCAAGGAATCTGCCCAACGAACAGAAGCAGCCCAGTGTGAAGAATCAGTCTGGTGAACTGAATCAATCTGGTGTCAAGAGTCAGTCCAATGAGCATGGTCAGACGGAAGAAGCTAAGGGTACTCATGGAGATGACACAGTGACAGAGGAACCTGCTGACCCGATGGATGCCATGGTGTGGGAGGATGGAGTGGCTACACTGCCTGGCAGTGACTTCAAG TTCAAGATAAACGAGTTCGGTGCTATGGAGTTGATCACAGATGATGCTGCTGACATCGAGGGTGCAGGAAACACGACAACCATTACCAACAACAATCACTTATCTTCAG CTCCTGCAGATAACGATCAAGTGCAGcaaaagcagcagcagcagggtGATCCTCCTGGACCGGATAACGCCAAGCCCAGTGACAACAGCATTGCTGATGTCGACACTACAACCACAGT AGTGAAGGTTGAACCAGGGACGGAAACTGGAAATGAAGTGGTTGCTGTGAAGGAACGAGTCGGTCCAGGACGACCAAGGTTGTTGCTGgggatgaagaagaagaagcgTAAATTATTGATGGGAGAAGATGGTCGACCAAAACTGAAGATCAGCATCCCTGGAAGTGAAGAAGATGGTCTGAACAAAATTCCCTCAGTGCAAG GTCGCAAGTCACGAACATTTTCCTGGAGCCAGTATCTCGAAGAAGAGCATGCAGTGGAGGCATCTGCAAAACTCTTCAAGAAT CCATTTCCAGCCAGCCACAAGCCTGGGTTCAAAGTTGGGATGAAGCTGGAAGGCATCGACCCCCGTCACCAGTCCCTCTACTGCGTGTTGTCAGTAGCTGAGCTGCAAGGACATCGAATACGACTACACTTTGATGGCTACTCCGAGTGCTATGACTTCTGGGCCATGGCAGACTGCCCTTTCCTCTTCCCCACTGGCTGGTGTGAGAAGAACGGCAAGACACTGCAGCCCCCCAAAA ATTATGCGCCTGACGGCTTTTCCTGGAACACGTATCTGAAGATGTCCAGAGCACCAGCTGCACCTAAGTCCCTCTTCGTCAACCTGCCTACAACT ATGGTGACCCCAACAGCGTTCAGAGTGGGCATGAAACTGGAGGCAGTGGACAAGAAAAATGTCAACTTGATTTGTGTTGCCACAGTGACTGACACATTAGGGGAGAAAGTGCTGATCCACTTCGACGGCTGGGAGGACAGCTATGACTACtggtgtgacatcacatccCCATTCATACACCCTGTTGGTTGGTGTCAAGAGAACGCTCGGGCTCTCTCTCCTCCGTTTG ACACGAAGGACATAGAGAAGTTCACCTGGGAGGACTACCTGCAACAGACCAAGTCCTCGGCAGTCCCAGCTAGGGCCTTCAAACCA CGGCCCCAGGTTGGGTTCGAGTCTGGCATGAAGGTAGAAGTAGTGGACCGTCGCAATCCAAGACTGATGCGCGTTGCCACTATTGCTGAGGCTGAAAACTACCAGGTGCGGATCCATTTTGACGGTTGGTCTGATGTCTATGACTACTACCTGGAAGACGATAGCCCAGAGATACGCCCTGTTGGCTGGTGCCGCAAGACAGGACATGTCCTTGAACCCCCACTCA GTCCATCTGAGCTGGCATCTTCCCCCAGTCAAGGAGGGTGCCCCACCCCTGGCTGTCGGGGTGTCGGCCACATCAAGGGAGCCAAGTATGTTGGCCATCACAG TGCATTTGGCTGCCCATATTCTACCATGAACATGAACAAGGAGACAACATTACAGGACCGTCTTGGCTCCACTCGGTCCGAGGACTCCCTACCCACTCCGCTGTCAGCTCGCAGCAAGCTGGACTACCCTTCTTCGCCAGAGGCCAA GAAATGTCCCACACCAGGCTGTGATGGTTCGGGTCACATCACAGGCAAGTTCACTGCTCATCACAAGCTGTCTGGATGTCCTCTAGCAGAGAAAAACCTTCTGAAGTTTAGACAGAAAGAAGACAGTCCTCAAAAGCCATATTTTGGTGCCAAACGAGGCCGAAAAAG ACACAAGTTCCTGAGATTCGGTGAGCGTGTAGAACGACAGTTTCGGGTCAAGGAAGAGATCA AGGAAGACACAGAGGCTGTTCACCAGGAGATCCACCAGTCAGTCTTTATGTCAGCCATGGCTCCCAACCCTGCCCGCGACCTCCCTCTGTGCTGGGAACAACACTCCAAGCTGTTACCAGGTGTTGACAAGATCAGGGCTGGTACCGTATCCAAGTGGACCATCACagaggtggctgactttgttcaGACACTCCCAGGCTGTGAGGAACAGGGCAAAGTCTTCCAGGAGGAG CAAATTGATGGAGAAGCATTCCTTCTCTTGAACCAAACTGACATTGTGAAGATCATGAACATAAAGCTTGGTCCCGCTCTCAAGATCTTCAACAGCATACTTATGTTCAAAAGTGCCAACGAAGCGTGA
- the LOC137290578 gene encoding lethal(3)malignant brain tumor-like protein 3 isoform X1, producing MNSQPPSGQPGQAPVTPAATSTSTPATTASSIPTTPTPIPSLPTTMVTISTPMPSLSKESSQPPAKKIKLSTPPSVVHESAANIAGPPSQVLSSQTSSVLTNQTPPIVSNQMSSLPPGTISLTITNGVINLNAPPGGVAGKASSVPQGVRGAQSTVLAGVTGSLVKGPRTRMPLKSHSQQAAGVLTTSMPLKGHAHQASSSPNTMVTSHTQLKIPNPSTFPMRGPTPILSPSQALPAGATLTVTLPARTSVPLQTVATIGQPIMTAGMTVKTLSQDSSSHSAGHSIPLQHMSALPRQSSAARSPHQQVTIHPITLLPRQPLHTQRQQLLQRPTRFSQQPINMQNARLPASHPSLRPVSAPQLTFQIAPGASQAAQGLGPGQQLLQQRPQLLAQARPQLVIQTARPLVPSTQVTSPMLHSPLLLKDPMQQAMVHTPIILKDPPPYPGVKTDGMTSMVLQTQQGMSGGVIMASDPNSRPQNVVMPPPVVSSLESESVGKPAASVGAADTGHGESRTTVEANETKKVARDGTGTHRGPEAHRAMEAHKGPEAAGDDSKVKDVGSQPRNLPNEQKQPSVKNQSGELNQSGVKSQSNEHGQTEEAKGTHGDDTVTEEPADPMDAMVWEDGVATLPGSDFKFKINEFGAMELITDDAADIEGAGNTTTITNNNHLSSAPADNDQVQQKQQQQGDPPGPDNAKPSDNSIADVDTTTTVVKVEPGTETGNEVVAVKERVGPGRPRLLLGMKKKKRKLLMGEDGRPKLKISIPGSEEDGLNKIPSVQGRKSRTFSWSQYLEEEHAVEASAKLFKNPFPASHKPGFKVGMKLEGIDPRHQSLYCVLSVAELQGHRIRLHFDGYSECYDFWAMADCPFLFPTGWCEKNGKTLQPPKNYAPDGFSWNTYLKMSRAPAAPKSLFVNLPTTMVTPTAFRVGMKLEAVDKKNVNLICVATVTDTLGEKVLIHFDGWEDSYDYWCDITSPFIHPVGWCQENARALSPPFDTKDIEKFTWEDYLQQTKSSAVPARAFKPRPQVGFESGMKVEVVDRRNPRLMRVATIAEAENYQVRIHFDGWSDVYDYYLEDDSPEIRPVGWCRKTGHVLEPPLSPSELASSPSQGGCPTPGCRGVGHIKGAKYVGHHSAFGCPYSTMNMNKETTLQDRLGSTRSEDSLPTPLSARSKLDYPSSPEAKKCPTPGCDGSGHITGKFTAHHKLSGCPLAEKNLLKFRQKEDSPQKPYFGAKRGRKRHKFLRFGERVERQFRVKEEIKEDTEAVHQEIHQSVFMSAMAPNPARDLPLCWEQHSKLLPGVDKIRAGTVSKWTITEVADFVQTLPGCEEQGKVFQEEQIDGEAFLLLNQTDIVKIMNIKLGPALKIFNSILMFKSANEA from the exons ATGAATTCCCAGCCACCAAGTGGTCAGCCAGGGCAGGCCCCTGTAACGCCAGctgcaacatcaacatcaacaccagCAACCACAGCTTCATCAATTCCAACCACACCAACACCAATTCCCAGCTTACCAACAACAATGGTTACCATATCAACACCAATGCCTAGTTTATCAAAAGAATCAAGTCAACCTCCTGCCAAGAAGATCAAGCTCAGCACACCACCATCAGTTGTTCATGAATCTGCAGCAAATATTGCTGGTCCACCATCTCAGGTCCTGAGCAGTCAGACATCATCTGTATTGACCAATCAGACGCCTCCAATTGTGTCCAATCAGATGTCATCATTGCCTCCTGGAACCATCAGCCTAACTATCACCAATG GTGTAATCAACCTGAATGCGCCACCAGGTGGTGTGGCAGGGAAGGCGTCCAGTGTACCCCAAGGTGTGAGGGGCGCCCAGTCCACAGTCCTAGCTGGGGTAACAGGAAGTCTGGTGAAGG GCCCAAGGACTCGCATGCCCTTAAAAAGCCACTCTCAACAGGCAGCAGGAGTGCTTACTACCAGTATGCCCTTAAAGGGACACGCCCATCAAGCATCCAGCTCACCCAACACCATGGTAACAAGTCACACACAGCTGAAGATTCCTAACCCCTCTACATTCCCCATGCGAGGCCCCACTCCCATTCTCTCCCCCAGCCAGGCACTCCCTGCAGGAGCCACCTTGACCGTGACGTTACCTGCCCGTACATCGGTCCCACTCCAGACAGTGGCTACAATAGGGCAGCCCATCATGACTGCTGGAATGACTGTCAAGACACTCTCTCAAGACAGCTCCAGTCACTCGGCAggtcattccattccattacAGCACATGTCAGCTCTTCCTCGACAATCCAGTGCAGCTCGTTCTCCACATCAGCAGGTCACGATACACCCAATAACACTGTTACCAAGACAGCCACTTCACACACAGAGACAACAGCTATTACAACGCCCAACCCGATTTTCCCAGCAGCCGATAAACATGCAGAATGCCCGACTTCCAGCCTCTCATCCTAGCTTGCGCCCAGTGTCTGCACCACAGCTTACCTTCCAGATTGCACCAGGAGCATCTCAGGCAGCACAAGGACTAGGTCCGGGTCAGCAGCTGCTGCAACAAAGGCCACAGTTACTTGCTCAGGCTCGGCCACAGCTGGTGATTCAAACAGCTCGACCTCTGGTGCCCAGCACCCAGGTGACAAGCCCCATGCTGCACTCACCTCTTCTCCTGAAAGACCCCATGCAGCAGGCAATGGTTCACACCCCAATAATTCTGAAGGACCCACCGCCATACCCAGGGGTGAAGACAGATGGCATGACATCCATGGTGCTGCAGACCCAACAGGGCATGTCCGGTGGGGTCATCATGGCCTCTGATCCGAACAGCCGACCCCAAAATGTCGTCATGCCACCCCCTGTAGTGTCTTCCTTAGAGTCAGAAAGTGTTGGAAAGCCTGCAGCATCAGTGGGAGCTGCAGATACAGGTCATGGGGAATCAAGGACAACAGTGGAAGCCAATGAGACCAAGAAGGTGGCACGAGATGGAACTGGAACACATAGAGGTCCAGAGGCACACCGAGCAATGGAGGCACACAAGGGTCCTGAGGCAGCTGGGGATGACAGCAAGGTGAAGGATGTTGGCAGTCAGCCAAGGAATCTGCCCAACGAACAGAAGCAGCCCAGTGTGAAGAATCAGTCTGGTGAACTGAATCAATCTGGTGTCAAGAGTCAGTCCAATGAGCATGGTCAGACGGAAGAAGCTAAGGGTACTCATGGAGATGACACAGTGACAGAGGAACCTGCTGACCCGATGGATGCCATGGTGTGGGAGGATGGAGTGGCTACACTGCCTGGCAGTGACTTCAAG TTCAAGATAAACGAGTTCGGTGCTATGGAGTTGATCACAGATGATGCTGCTGACATCGAGGGTGCAGGAAACACGACAACCATTACCAACAACAATCACTTATCTTCAG CTCCTGCAGATAACGATCAAGTGCAGcaaaagcagcagcagcagggtGATCCTCCTGGACCGGATAACGCCAAGCCCAGTGACAACAGCATTGCTGATGTCGACACTACAACCACAGT AGTGAAGGTTGAACCAGGGACGGAAACTGGAAATGAAGTGGTTGCTGTGAAGGAACGAGTCGGTCCAGGACGACCAAGGTTGTTGCTGgggatgaagaagaagaagcgTAAATTATTGATGGGAGAAGATGGTCGACCAAAACTGAAGATCAGCATCCCTGGAAGTGAAGAAGATGGTCTGAACAAAATTCCCTCAGTGCAAG GTCGCAAGTCACGAACATTTTCCTGGAGCCAGTATCTCGAAGAAGAGCATGCAGTGGAGGCATCTGCAAAACTCTTCAAGAAT CCATTTCCAGCCAGCCACAAGCCTGGGTTCAAAGTTGGGATGAAGCTGGAAGGCATCGACCCCCGTCACCAGTCCCTCTACTGCGTGTTGTCAGTAGCTGAGCTGCAAGGACATCGAATACGACTACACTTTGATGGCTACTCCGAGTGCTATGACTTCTGGGCCATGGCAGACTGCCCTTTCCTCTTCCCCACTGGCTGGTGTGAGAAGAACGGCAAGACACTGCAGCCCCCCAAAA ATTATGCGCCTGACGGCTTTTCCTGGAACACGTATCTGAAGATGTCCAGAGCACCAGCTGCACCTAAGTCCCTCTTCGTCAACCTGCCTACAACT ATGGTGACCCCAACAGCGTTCAGAGTGGGCATGAAACTGGAGGCAGTGGACAAGAAAAATGTCAACTTGATTTGTGTTGCCACAGTGACTGACACATTAGGGGAGAAAGTGCTGATCCACTTCGACGGCTGGGAGGACAGCTATGACTACtggtgtgacatcacatccCCATTCATACACCCTGTTGGTTGGTGTCAAGAGAACGCTCGGGCTCTCTCTCCTCCGTTTG ACACGAAGGACATAGAGAAGTTCACCTGGGAGGACTACCTGCAACAGACCAAGTCCTCGGCAGTCCCAGCTAGGGCCTTCAAACCA CGGCCCCAGGTTGGGTTCGAGTCTGGCATGAAGGTAGAAGTAGTGGACCGTCGCAATCCAAGACTGATGCGCGTTGCCACTATTGCTGAGGCTGAAAACTACCAGGTGCGGATCCATTTTGACGGTTGGTCTGATGTCTATGACTACTACCTGGAAGACGATAGCCCAGAGATACGCCCTGTTGGCTGGTGCCGCAAGACAGGACATGTCCTTGAACCCCCACTCA GTCCATCTGAGCTGGCATCTTCCCCCAGTCAAGGAGGGTGCCCCACCCCTGGCTGTCGGGGTGTCGGCCACATCAAGGGAGCCAAGTATGTTGGCCATCACAG TGCATTTGGCTGCCCATATTCTACCATGAACATGAACAAGGAGACAACATTACAGGACCGTCTTGGCTCCACTCGGTCCGAGGACTCCCTACCCACTCCGCTGTCAGCTCGCAGCAAGCTGGACTACCCTTCTTCGCCAGAGGCCAA GAAATGTCCCACACCAGGCTGTGATGGTTCGGGTCACATCACAGGCAAGTTCACTGCTCATCACAAGCTGTCTGGATGTCCTCTAGCAGAGAAAAACCTTCTGAAGTTTAGACAGAAAGAAGACAGTCCTCAAAAGCCATATTTTGGTGCCAAACGAGGCCGAAAAAG ACACAAGTTCCTGAGATTCGGTGAGCGTGTAGAACGACAGTTTCGGGTCAAGGAAGAGATCA AGGAAGACACAGAGGCTGTTCACCAGGAGATCCACCAGTCAGTCTTTATGTCAGCCATGGCTCCCAACCCTGCCCGCGACCTCCCTCTGTGCTGGGAACAACACTCCAAGCTGTTACCAGGTGTTGACAAGATCAGGGCTGGTACCGTATCCAAGTGGACCATCACagaggtggctgactttgttcaGACACTCCCAGGCTGTGAGGAACAGGGCAAAGTCTTCCAGGAGGAG CAAATTGATGGAGAAGCATTCCTTCTCTTGAACCAAACTGACATTGTGAAGATCATGAACATAAAGCTTGGTCCCGCTCTCAAGATCTTCAACAGCATACTTATGTTCAAAAGTGCCAACGAAGCGTGA